The Immundisolibacter cernigliae genome has a window encoding:
- a CDS encoding FmdB family zinc ribbon protein produces MPIYEYACRACGVQREVMQKVSESPLTHCPACGAEAFEKKVSAAGFQLKGGGWYVTDFRDGSRKAAAGTDASGDASATPAPASTPVAGDSKPSAPAPAASPASVD; encoded by the coding sequence ATGCCGATTTACGAGTACGCCTGCCGCGCCTGTGGCGTGCAGCGCGAAGTGATGCAGAAGGTCAGCGAGTCACCGCTGACGCACTGTCCGGCCTGCGGGGCTGAAGCGTTCGAGAAAAAAGTCTCCGCGGCCGGCTTCCAGCTCAAGGGCGGCGGCTGGTACGTGACCGATTTTCGCGACGGATCCCGCAAGGCAGCGGCGGGAACGGACGCGTCGGGCGATGCCTCAGCGACGCCCGCCCCGGCAAGCACGCCGGTCGCCGGTGACAGCAAGCCCAGCGCGCCCGCCCCGGCCGCGAGTCCGGCGTCAGTCGACTGA
- the aspS gene encoding aspartate--tRNA ligase produces MRSVYCGLVDSAALGQTVTLCGWVHRRRDHGGVIFIDLRDREGLLQVVIDPDTEAAFRTAEQVRSEYVLKVVGTVRRRPAGTENTAMRSGEVEVLANHIEVLNAAQTPPFQIDEDDVHEEKRLRYRYLDLRRPAMLDRLRLRARVSGWLRRFLEADGFIEVETPILTRATPEGARDYLVPSRVHQGSFFALPQSPQLFKQILMMGGLDRYFQIARCFRDEDLRADRQPEFTQLDIEVSFLDEDAFMAIMETMIRGLFAEVMGVELPDPLPRMSYAEAMSRFGIDRPDLRNPLELVEVSDLLRETDFKVFSGPANDPEGRVAALCVPGGGASMSRRDLDNYVEFVKQFGAKGLAYIRLAEGADGGVEWQSPIVKFLSGETVAAILERVGATVGDVVFFGADKASVVNGYLSHLRGKLADDLGLLEGGWKPLWVVDFPMFEHDPDSGRWQALHHPFTAPQVADTDAMLADPGNCLSRAYDMVLNGSEIGGGSIRIHRPDMQQAVFGLLGIGEEEAQAKFGFLLEALGYGAPPHGGMAFGIDRLVMLMAGASSIRDVIAFPKTQRASCPLTDAPSTVDDSQLRELGIRSALKKPATT; encoded by the coding sequence GTGCGTAGCGTCTATTGCGGGTTGGTCGACAGCGCGGCCCTGGGCCAGACCGTCACCCTGTGCGGCTGGGTGCACCGTCGGCGCGATCACGGCGGGGTGATCTTTATCGACCTGCGCGACCGCGAGGGCCTGCTGCAGGTGGTGATCGACCCGGACACCGAGGCGGCCTTTCGCACCGCCGAGCAGGTGCGCTCCGAGTACGTGCTCAAGGTCGTCGGCACCGTTCGCCGCCGGCCGGCGGGCACCGAAAACACCGCCATGCGCAGTGGCGAAGTGGAAGTGCTCGCCAACCACATCGAGGTGCTGAACGCCGCCCAGACGCCGCCGTTCCAGATCGACGAGGACGACGTCCACGAGGAAAAGCGCCTGCGTTACCGGTACCTGGACCTGCGCCGCCCGGCCATGCTGGACCGCCTGCGCTTGCGCGCGCGGGTCAGCGGCTGGTTGCGGCGGTTTCTGGAGGCCGACGGCTTCATCGAGGTCGAAACGCCCATCCTTACCCGCGCCACGCCGGAAGGCGCGCGCGACTACCTGGTGCCAAGCCGCGTGCATCAGGGCAGCTTTTTCGCCCTGCCGCAGTCGCCGCAGCTGTTCAAGCAGATTCTGATGATGGGCGGCCTGGACCGCTATTTCCAGATCGCGCGCTGCTTTCGCGACGAGGACCTGCGCGCCGACCGCCAGCCGGAGTTCACGCAGCTGGACATCGAGGTGTCGTTCCTGGACGAGGACGCCTTCATGGCCATCATGGAGACCATGATCCGCGGGCTGTTTGCCGAGGTGATGGGCGTCGAGTTGCCAGACCCGTTGCCGCGCATGAGCTATGCCGAGGCCATGTCCCGCTTCGGCATCGACCGGCCGGACCTGCGCAATCCGCTGGAGCTGGTCGAGGTGTCGGACCTGCTGCGCGAGACCGATTTCAAGGTCTTCTCCGGCCCGGCGAACGATCCGGAAGGCCGCGTAGCCGCCTTGTGCGTGCCCGGCGGGGGCGCCAGCATGAGCCGGCGCGATCTGGACAACTACGTCGAGTTCGTCAAGCAGTTCGGCGCCAAGGGCCTGGCCTACATCCGCCTGGCAGAGGGCGCGGACGGCGGCGTCGAGTGGCAGTCGCCGATCGTCAAGTTCCTCAGCGGCGAGACCGTTGCCGCCATCCTGGAGCGGGTCGGCGCCACCGTGGGCGACGTGGTGTTCTTCGGTGCCGACAAGGCGAGCGTCGTCAACGGCTACCTGAGCCACCTGCGCGGCAAGCTGGCGGACGATCTCGGCCTGCTCGAAGGCGGCTGGAAGCCGCTGTGGGTGGTCGATTTCCCGATGTTCGAGCACGATCCGGACAGCGGCCGCTGGCAGGCGCTGCACCATCCGTTCACCGCCCCGCAGGTGGCCGACACGGACGCCATGCTGGCCGATCCAGGCAACTGCCTGTCGCGCGCCTACGACATGGTGCTCAATGGCTCGGAAATCGGCGGCGGCTCGATCCGCATCCACCGGCCGGACATGCAGCAGGCCGTGTTCGGTCTGCTCGGCATCGGCGAGGAAGAAGCGCAGGCCAAGTTCGGCTTCCTGCTGGAGGCGCTCGGCTACGGCGCGCCACCGCACGGCGGCATGGCCTTCGGCATCGACCGGCTGGTGATGCTCATGGCCGGCGCCAGCTCAATCCGCGACGTGATCGCCTTCCCCAAGACGCAGCGCGCCTCGTGCCCGTTGACGGATGCGCCCTCGACCGTCGACGATAGCCAGCTGCGCGAACTGGGCATCCGCAGCGCGCTCAAGAAACCCGCAACCACCTAA
- a CDS encoding YebC/PmpR family DNA-binding transcriptional regulator, which translates to MAGHSKWANIQHRKSAQDAKRGKLFTKLIRELTTAARSGGADPATNPRLRTAIDKALAANMTRDTIDRATKRGAGGTDGDNYEAVRYEGYGPGGVAIMVDCLTDNRNRTVGEVRHLFSKRGGNLGTDGSVAYLFEARGSIVLPADITEERAYELALEAGADDVLVQDGTIELLTAFDRLHEVREALLALGVTPQSAELAERPTTSVQLDAEQTLQVIKLLDALEDLDDVQQVHSNAEFSDEALAALA; encoded by the coding sequence ATGGCCGGCCATTCCAAATGGGCTAACATCCAGCACCGAAAATCGGCGCAGGACGCCAAGCGCGGCAAGCTGTTCACCAAGCTGATCCGCGAGCTGACCACCGCCGCCCGCAGCGGCGGCGCCGATCCGGCCACCAACCCGCGCCTGCGCACCGCCATCGACAAGGCCCTGGCGGCCAACATGACGCGCGACACCATCGACCGCGCAACCAAGCGCGGCGCCGGTGGTACCGATGGTGATAACTACGAGGCGGTGCGCTACGAGGGCTACGGCCCAGGCGGCGTGGCCATCATGGTCGATTGCCTCACCGACAACCGCAACCGCACGGTCGGCGAGGTGCGCCATTTGTTCTCCAAGCGCGGCGGCAACCTGGGCACCGACGGCTCGGTGGCGTATCTGTTCGAGGCCCGCGGCAGCATTGTCCTGCCGGCGGATATAACCGAGGAGCGCGCCTACGAGCTGGCGCTCGAAGCCGGCGCCGACGACGTGCTGGTGCAGGACGGAACCATCGAGCTGCTGACCGCCTTCGATCGCCTGCACGAGGTGCGCGAGGCGCTGCTGGCGCTGGGCGTCACGCCGCAGTCGGCGGAGTTGGCCGAGCGGCCGACCACGTCGGTGCAGCTGGACGCGGAACAGACGCTGCAGGTGATCAAGCTGCTGGACGCGCTCGAAGACCTGGATGACGTGCAGCAGGTGCACTCGAACGCGGAGTTCTCGGACGAGGCGCTGGCAGCGCTGGCCTGA
- the ruvC gene encoding crossover junction endodeoxyribonuclease RuvC, producing MTRILGIDPGSRLTGFGLIDARRGRAQYVESGVIRIDPGPLDTRLACIFSGITELLAEFQPTSVAIENVFMHRNAASALKLGQARGAAIVAAAVAGIAVAEYTPAEIKLSVVGNGRAAKAQVQFMVSRLLGLAALPRVDAADALAGALCHAQRLANDLPSTASRRRR from the coding sequence GTGACGCGCATACTCGGCATCGATCCTGGCTCGCGACTGACCGGTTTCGGACTCATCGACGCCCGGCGCGGGCGCGCGCAGTACGTCGAAAGCGGCGTCATCCGCATCGATCCGGGGCCGCTGGACACGCGCCTGGCCTGCATTTTCAGCGGCATCACCGAGCTGCTGGCCGAGTTTCAACCCACCTCGGTCGCCATCGAGAACGTATTCATGCACCGCAACGCCGCCTCGGCGCTCAAGCTCGGCCAGGCCCGCGGCGCTGCCATCGTGGCGGCGGCCGTGGCCGGCATAGCGGTTGCCGAGTACACGCCGGCCGAGATCAAGCTCAGCGTGGTCGGCAATGGGCGGGCTGCCAAAGCCCAGGTCCAGTTCATGGTCAGCCGGCTGCTGGGGCTGGCCGCCCTGCCGCGGGTCGATGCCGCCGATGCTCTGGCCGGTGCGCTGTGCCATGCGCAGCGCCTGGCCAATGATCTGCCCTCGACAGCCAGCCGGCGTCGTCGATGA
- the ruvA gene encoding Holliday junction branch migration protein RuvA, with amino-acid sequence MIGRIAGTLLAKSPPMLLVDVGGVGYEIDAPMSTFYRLPAVGEPVLLHTHLLVREDAQLLYGFASEAERALFRQLLKVSGVGAKLALVILSGVAVDELLAIVSDADAARLVRIPGIGRKTAERLILELREPLGRMASTPASALAPRGDALQDAASALEALGYKPTEARAALRDLTVADQSSEDLIRAALKRLMRG; translated from the coding sequence ATGATCGGACGCATCGCCGGCACCCTGCTCGCCAAATCGCCGCCGATGCTGCTGGTGGACGTGGGCGGCGTGGGCTACGAGATCGACGCCCCGATGAGCACCTTCTACCGCCTGCCGGCGGTCGGCGAGCCGGTGCTGCTGCATACGCACCTGCTGGTGCGCGAGGACGCGCAGCTGCTGTATGGCTTTGCCAGCGAGGCCGAACGGGCGCTGTTTCGCCAGTTGCTCAAGGTCAGTGGCGTCGGGGCGAAGCTGGCGCTGGTGATCCTGTCCGGCGTGGCGGTGGACGAACTGCTGGCCATCGTCAGCGATGCCGATGCGGCGCGCCTGGTACGCATTCCGGGCATCGGGCGCAAGACCGCCGAGCGCCTGATCCTGGAACTGCGCGAGCCGCTGGGGCGCATGGCCAGCACGCCGGCCAGCGCCCTGGCGCCGCGCGGTGACGCCCTGCAGGATGCCGCCAGCGCGCTCGAGGCGCTGGGCTACAAGCCGACCGAGGCCCGGGCCGCGCTGCGTGACCTGACGGTCGCGGATCAGAGCAGCGAAGACCTGATCCGGGCGGCCCTCAAACGGCTGATGCGGGGCTAG
- the ruvB gene encoding Holliday junction branch migration DNA helicase RuvB: protein MAIERDGILKPQPVAVEEVHVERGIRPGRLADYVGQQAIREQLDIFIGAAQGRKEAMDHVLLYGPPGLGKTTLAHIIAHELGVGLRTTSGPVLERPGDLAAILTNLAPNDVLFVDEIHRLSATVEEVLYPALEDFQLDIMIGEGPAARSIKLDLPPFTLIGATTRAGLLTSPLRDRFGIVARLEFYTEEELTLIVQRAARLFDFVLDEGGAHELARRSRGTPRIANRLLRRARDYAQMRADGAVTREVADAALAMLGVDQRGLDGNDRRLLSAVLQKFGGGPVGVDNLAAAIGETRDTIEDVIEPYLIQQGLLMRTPRGRVATEAASLYLGLAPAMARGAAQDDIFGD from the coding sequence ATGGCGATCGAACGCGACGGCATCCTCAAACCCCAGCCGGTGGCAGTGGAGGAAGTCCACGTCGAGCGCGGCATCCGGCCCGGTCGCCTGGCCGATTACGTCGGCCAGCAGGCGATCCGCGAGCAGCTCGACATCTTCATCGGCGCCGCCCAGGGCCGAAAGGAGGCCATGGACCACGTGTTGTTGTACGGCCCGCCGGGCCTGGGCAAGACCACACTGGCGCACATCATTGCCCACGAACTGGGCGTTGGCCTGCGCACCACCTCCGGACCGGTGCTGGAGCGGCCGGGGGATCTGGCCGCCATCCTGACCAATCTGGCCCCCAACGACGTGCTGTTCGTCGACGAGATCCATCGCCTCAGCGCCACCGTGGAGGAGGTCCTCTACCCGGCGCTGGAGGATTTCCAGCTCGACATCATGATCGGCGAGGGGCCGGCGGCACGCTCGATCAAGCTCGACCTGCCGCCGTTCACGCTGATCGGCGCCACCACGCGCGCCGGCTTGCTGACTTCGCCGCTGCGCGACCGCTTCGGCATCGTGGCGCGGCTGGAGTTCTATACCGAGGAGGAACTGACGCTGATCGTGCAGCGCGCGGCGCGACTGTTTGATTTTGTGCTGGACGAGGGCGGCGCCCACGAGCTGGCGCGCCGCTCGCGCGGCACGCCGCGCATCGCCAACCGCCTGCTGCGGCGGGCTCGCGACTACGCGCAGATGCGCGCCGACGGCGCCGTGACGCGCGAGGTGGCCGACGCGGCGCTGGCCATGCTGGGTGTCGACCAGCGCGGTCTGGACGGCAACGACCGGCGCCTGCTGTCGGCCGTGCTGCAGAAGTTCGGCGGCGGCCCGGTGGGCGTGGACAACCTGGCGGCGGCCATCGGCGAGACGCGCGACACCATCGAGGACGTGATCGAGCCGTACCTGATCCAGCAGGGCCTGCTGATGCGCACGCCGCGGGGGCGGGTGGCCACCGAGGCGGCCAGTCTCTACCTGGGCCTGGCGCCGGCCATGGCACGCGGCGCTGCTCAGGACGACATCTTCGGCGACTGA
- the tolQ gene encoding protein TolQ, whose translation MANELSIAHLVLGAGPVVKTVMVILLGASVLSWTIMLRKRRAFAQVAAAIEAFERRFWSGQDMEELYKAAAGSVYPPGSVEGLFIGGYREFRHLYEQPHLPIEAALDSAQRGMRAGMSREMEALDEHLPYLATIGSISPYIGLFGTVWGIMSAFQSLGTTGQPTLALVAPAISEALVATAMGLFAAIPAVIAYNRFASVVDHRAGQYDAFIEDFMSLLQRQAHAFRAGLGQRGAAKG comes from the coding sequence TTGGCCAACGAGTTATCCATTGCCCACCTGGTGCTGGGGGCAGGTCCGGTCGTCAAGACCGTCATGGTGATCCTGCTCGGGGCCTCGGTGCTGTCCTGGACCATCATGCTGCGCAAACGCCGCGCATTTGCGCAGGTGGCGGCAGCCATCGAAGCCTTCGAGCGGCGCTTCTGGTCTGGCCAGGACATGGAAGAACTCTACAAGGCGGCCGCCGGCAGTGTTTATCCGCCCGGCAGTGTCGAGGGTCTGTTCATCGGTGGTTACCGCGAGTTCCGGCATTTGTACGAGCAGCCGCATCTGCCGATCGAGGCGGCGCTTGATTCCGCCCAGCGCGGCATGCGGGCCGGCATGTCGCGCGAAATGGAAGCGCTCGACGAGCACTTGCCGTACCTGGCCACGATCGGTTCGATCAGCCCGTACATCGGCCTGTTCGGTACCGTGTGGGGCATCATGAGCGCCTTCCAGTCGCTTGGCACCACGGGTCAGCCAACCTTGGCGCTGGTGGCGCCGGCCATCTCCGAGGCGCTGGTCGCCACCGCCATGGGCCTGTTCGCGGCCATTCCGGCGGTAATCGCCTACAACCGCTTTGCGTCGGTCGTGGATCACCGCGCCGGCCAGTACGACGCTTTCATCGAGGACTTCATGAGCCTGCTGCAGCGTCAGGCACATGCATTTCGTGCCGGGCTGGGCCAGCGCGGCGCCGCGAAGGGCTGA
- the tolR gene encoding protein TolR, producing MAQTQGRRKRSRVVAEINVVPYIDVMLVLLIIFMITTPLLEQGVKVDLPQTQAEQGEQVEQEKQTPIQVTVDKDGRYYFDFETYRSEESKPEDAERLVALTRVALEKAPDAPVVVRGDKAVPYQAVIDAMALLQQAGAKKVGLITQAAD from the coding sequence ATGGCGCAGACGCAGGGCCGCCGCAAGCGCAGCCGGGTGGTGGCGGAAATCAATGTCGTGCCCTACATCGACGTGATGCTGGTGCTGCTGATCATTTTCATGATTACCACGCCGCTGCTGGAGCAGGGCGTGAAGGTTGACTTGCCGCAGACCCAGGCCGAGCAAGGCGAGCAGGTCGAACAGGAAAAACAGACTCCGATTCAGGTCACCGTGGACAAGGACGGTCGGTATTACTTCGACTTCGAGACCTATCGCAGCGAAGAGAGCAAGCCGGAGGACGCCGAGCGTCTGGTTGCCCTGACCCGGGTGGCTCTGGAGAAGGCGCCCGATGCGCCGGTAGTGGTGCGCGGGGACAAGGCGGTGCCGTATCAGGCGGTCATCGACGCCATGGCCCTGCTCCAGCAGGCGGGCGCCAAGAAGGTCGGCCTCATCACCCAGGCCGCCGACTGA
- the tolA gene encoding cell envelope integrity protein TolA, with translation MVKRRGSSGGLSRPLFWAVLAHVALILLLTVGVDLWKDEPVRPAGQPIEAEVIDPAALDAARERIDAAERARAQADRARQAKVEEEQRRIEELQRQREREQERAQAAAEQRQQEEAAAAKAAEQAQREREAAQQAAQAKQQAQAEARAAAEKAAAAKAAADKAAAQKAAAARAAAEKAAADAKQQADASAAKQAAEQKLQQDQAAKAAAQKAAAEKAAAQKAAADKAAAQQAAAAKAAADKAAADKAAAQAAAAKAAADQAAAAQAAAGAAERANQINGFVAAIQRQVQARWRKPLNWPPGLRCELRVKLLPSGEVIGAQAVACGGDPAFVESVEQAVMAASPLRVPTDIRLFNEHFRNFIFEFKADAV, from the coding sequence ATGGTCAAGCGGCGCGGCTCAAGCGGCGGTCTGTCCCGCCCCCTGTTCTGGGCGGTGCTGGCTCACGTTGCCCTGATTCTGCTGCTGACGGTGGGCGTCGATCTGTGGAAGGACGAGCCGGTGCGCCCGGCTGGCCAGCCGATCGAGGCCGAAGTGATCGACCCGGCGGCCCTGGATGCGGCCCGCGAACGGATCGACGCCGCCGAAAGGGCCCGTGCCCAGGCGGACCGTGCCCGTCAGGCCAAGGTCGAGGAGGAGCAGCGGCGCATCGAAGAGCTGCAGCGCCAGCGCGAGCGCGAACAGGAGCGCGCGCAGGCCGCCGCCGAGCAACGTCAGCAGGAGGAAGCCGCTGCCGCGAAAGCCGCCGAACAGGCGCAGCGCGAACGCGAGGCAGCCCAGCAAGCCGCGCAGGCAAAACAGCAGGCGCAGGCCGAGGCACGTGCCGCCGCGGAAAAAGCGGCGGCAGCCAAGGCGGCCGCCGACAAGGCCGCTGCGCAGAAAGCCGCCGCAGCCAGGGCGGCAGCAGAAAAAGCCGCGGCCGATGCCAAACAACAGGCGGATGCAAGCGCCGCCAAGCAGGCGGCCGAGCAGAAGCTCCAGCAGGATCAGGCAGCCAAGGCGGCGGCCCAGAAAGCCGCAGCCGAGAAAGCTGCCGCTCAGAAAGCAGCGGCCGACAAAGCCGCAGCGCAACAGGCAGCCGCCGCCAAGGCCGCAGCGGACAAGGCCGCGGCAGATAAAGCAGCCGCGCAGGCCGCCGCTGCAAAGGCTGCCGCCGACCAAGCTGCCGCCGCGCAGGCAGCGGCCGGGGCCGCCGAGCGGGCCAACCAGATCAACGGCTTTGTCGCGGCAATCCAGCGGCAGGTGCAGGCGCGCTGGCGCAAGCCGCTGAACTGGCCGCCGGGCCTGCGTTGCGAGCTGCGCGTGAAACTGCTGCCCAGCGGCGAGGTGATCGGTGCGCAGGCGGTGGCGTGTGGGGGTGATCCGGCCTTCGTCGAGTCGGTCGAGCAGGCGGTGATGGCGGCGTCGCCGTTACGGGTTCCAACGGATATCAGGCTGTTCAATGAACATTTCCGAAACTTCATTTTCGAGTTCAAGGCGGATGCGGTTTGA
- the tolB gene encoding Tol-Pal system beta propeller repeat protein TolB: MRFDLRWMGLLLLALVGAARAELRIEITQGAAQTIPIAVVPYANDGGADSIHAVVGADLTRSGQFRVVADEQMLSRPTEAAQVDFRDWQLVMAQYLTIGRILPQPDGRFTAEFELFNVATGQRMTGARFPGVAPASKRRLAHHIADLIYEAITGVRGVFGTRVTYVTQVGNNYELQIADADGYNPVTVLRTQEPILSPTWSADGRFVAYATYANRRAAIFRQDVSTGVRQLVSSFPGLNGAPAFSPDGGRIAMVLSKDGNPDIYVMDLAGGPPRRVSQHYAIDTEPNWSPDGRYIYFTSDRSGGPQVYRVPASGGAEERVTFDGNYNTRPAVSPDGRKIAMVHGAAGRGYRIAVLDIASRRLDVLTDGPLDESPGFAPNGQVIIYTTKSGGAEALATVSIDGNVRQRLGVVQAKVREPGWSPFGATP; this comes from the coding sequence ATGCGGTTTGACCTGCGCTGGATGGGGCTACTGTTGCTGGCCCTGGTCGGCGCGGCGCGCGCGGAGCTGCGGATCGAGATCACGCAGGGCGCGGCGCAGACCATCCCGATCGCCGTCGTGCCGTACGCCAACGACGGCGGGGCCGACTCCATTCACGCCGTGGTCGGGGCCGACCTGACGCGATCCGGGCAGTTTCGCGTGGTGGCCGACGAGCAGATGCTGTCGCGCCCGACCGAAGCGGCGCAGGTCGATTTTCGCGACTGGCAGCTGGTGATGGCTCAGTACCTGACCATCGGCCGGATATTGCCGCAGCCGGACGGGCGCTTCACGGCCGAGTTCGAGCTGTTCAACGTCGCCACCGGCCAGCGCATGACCGGCGCCCGCTTTCCGGGCGTCGCGCCGGCCAGCAAGCGCCGCCTGGCGCACCACATCGCCGACTTGATCTACGAAGCCATCACCGGCGTGCGCGGCGTGTTCGGCACCCGCGTGACCTACGTGACGCAGGTCGGCAACAACTACGAGCTGCAAATCGCCGACGCCGACGGCTACAACCCGGTCACGGTGCTGCGCACGCAGGAGCCGATCCTGTCGCCCACCTGGTCGGCGGATGGCCGCTTCGTTGCGTATGCGACCTACGCCAACCGGCGGGCCGCCATTTTTCGTCAGGACGTCAGCACCGGTGTGCGTCAGCTGGTGTCATCGTTTCCGGGTCTGAACGGCGCCCCGGCGTTTTCCCCGGACGGCGGGCGCATTGCGATGGTGCTGTCCAAGGACGGCAACCCGGACATCTACGTGATGGACCTGGCCGGCGGCCCACCTCGGCGCGTGAGTCAGCATTACGCCATCGACACGGAGCCGAACTGGTCGCCCGACGGACGCTACATCTACTTCACGTCCGATCGCAGCGGTGGCCCGCAGGTCTATCGTGTGCCCGCCAGCGGCGGCGCCGAGGAGCGGGTGACCTTCGACGGCAACTACAACACCCGCCCGGCGGTGTCGCCCGACGGGCGCAAGATCGCGATGGTGCACGGGGCAGCGGGGCGCGGCTACCGGATTGCCGTGCTCGACATCGCCAGCCGCCGACTCGACGTACTGACCGATGGTCCACTTGACGAATCGCCGGGCTTCGCGCCCAACGGACAGGTCATCATCTATACTACGAAATCAGGTGGCGCCGAGGCGCTCGCCACTGTTTCGATTGATGGCAATGTCCGCCAGCGCCTGGGCGTCGTCCAGGCCAAAGTGCGAGAACCCGGTTGGTCGCCGTTCGGTGCCACACCCTGA
- the pal gene encoding peptidoglycan-associated lipoprotein Pal, whose product MKKFLYVCVIALTAVAVTGCGKKATTRAGGDAASTSGTAGTGTGADGAYGAGSGTGFAAGSLDDPSSPLSQRKIYFGLDRYDVTDEYRSLVEAHAGYLRSSPSAAVTLEGHTDERGSREYNIALGERRSNAVRDLLVALGASASQITTVSYGEEKPASDCHDESCWSQNRRVEIVYTAR is encoded by the coding sequence ATGAAGAAGTTTTTGTATGTGTGCGTGATTGCCCTGACCGCCGTGGCTGTGACCGGTTGCGGCAAGAAAGCGACCACCCGCGCTGGGGGCGATGCGGCATCGACGTCCGGCACCGCTGGCACCGGCACCGGGGCGGATGGTGCCTACGGGGCCGGTTCCGGCACGGGTTTTGCGGCCGGCTCGCTGGACGATCCCAGCAGCCCGCTGTCGCAGCGCAAGATCTACTTCGGTCTGGATCGCTACGACGTCACCGACGAATATCGTTCGCTGGTCGAGGCGCATGCCGGCTATCTGCGCAGCAGCCCGAGTGCGGCGGTTACCCTGGAAGGCCATACCGACGAGCGCGGCTCGCGCGAGTACAACATCGCGCTGGGCGAGCGCCGCTCGAACGCGGTGCGCGACCTGCTGGTGGCGCTGGGTGCCTCGGCCAGCCAGATCACCACCGTCAGCTATGGCGAGGAGAAGCCGGCCTCCGATTGCCATGACGAGAGCTGCTGGTCGCAGAACCGGCGCGTGGAAATCGTCTACACCGCACGGTAA
- the ybgF gene encoding tol-pal system protein YbgF translates to MLHRSGRAGGALLVLLALAGAVSAATSPRDFDQRLTALEQAAGAAGAGAGQSQAQVVMQLQQMQAELRQLRGMVEESANQVQQLQKRQREFYLDLDGRLSTLEGGGSPSGGTAAPPAEPGTDAAAPSPPPGGSAGVDAPAAPGPASTADAGPVERPVAPVVAPPPPPAPAGQVASVAPAAADAGGEQAAYRAASELLRIGRYEDAIAGFQAQLQQYPGGSLADNAQYWIGEAYYVTRQFDRALAEFQRVVAQYPQSPKAADALLKVGYIQYERRQFAAARQTLTDLKTTWPNSPAARLADNRLSRMKEEGV, encoded by the coding sequence ATGCTGCACCGTTCCGGCCGCGCTGGCGGCGCATTGCTTGTCTTGCTGGCACTGGCCGGCGCGGTGTCGGCAGCGACCAGCCCCAGGGACTTCGACCAGCGCCTGACGGCGCTGGAGCAGGCGGCCGGCGCCGCCGGTGCGGGGGCTGGCCAGAGCCAGGCGCAGGTGGTGATGCAATTGCAGCAGATGCAGGCCGAACTGCGCCAGCTGCGCGGCATGGTGGAGGAATCCGCCAATCAAGTGCAGCAGTTGCAAAAGCGCCAGCGCGAGTTCTATCTGGACCTCGACGGTCGGCTGAGCACGCTGGAAGGAGGTGGTTCGCCGTCCGGTGGGACTGCCGCGCCGCCAGCCGAGCCGGGGACTGACGCCGCAGCGCCAAGCCCGCCACCCGGCGGGTCGGCAGGCGTCGATGCGCCCGCAGCGCCGGGACCCGCGTCGACGGCGGATGCCGGGCCGGTCGAGAGGCCGGTTGCGCCGGTCGTTGCTCCGCCTCCCCCGCCGGCGCCCGCCGGCCAGGTGGCATCGGTTGCGCCGGCTGCGGCGGATGCCGGCGGTGAACAGGCTGCCTATCGGGCGGCTTCCGAGCTGCTGCGCATCGGACGCTACGAGGACGCCATCGCCGGCTTCCAGGCGCAGCTTCAGCAATATCCGGGCGGCAGTCTTGCCGACAACGCACAGTACTGGATCGGTGAGGCGTACTACGTCACGCGCCAGTTCGACCGTGCGCTGGCCGAATTCCAGCGCGTTGTGGCGCAGTATCCACAGTCGCCCAAGGCGGCCGATGCCCTGCTCAAGGTGGGTTATATCCAGTACGAGCGTCGGCAGTTCGCGGCCGCCCGCCAGACGCTGACGGATCTCAAGACCACCTGGCCCAACAGCCCGGCGGCTCGTCTGGCGGACAACCGCCTGAGCCGGATGAAGGAAGAGGGCGTCTGA